Part of the Candidatus Rokuibacteriota bacterium genome, GCCCCGCTCGCGGCGACAGGACCCGCGGCCCGCTCCGAGGAGGTGATCACGATGGCGATGGACCCGATCTGCAAGATGCAGGTGGACCCCTCGAAGGCTGCGGGCTCGTCCACCTACAAGGGGCAGACCTACTACTTCTGCGCGCTCTCCTGCAAGGAGACCTTCGATCGGAACCCCGAGAAGTACGCGACCAAGTAGCGCGGGTGAAGGGCGCCCGGCGCCGATAAGCTCGCCGTACCTGGTGGAGGCCGACCGCTACGAGCGCGTGATTCACGGGTGGGTGGACGTTCCCAGCTCCGACGCCTTCGCCGTCACCGTGAGGATCGCCGACCCGTGGATCGCGTTCGAGCTGGCGGCCGACACGACCCCCTCACCCGACTACGCGATCCTCTCGGCGCGGGCGAAGGTCCTGATCGGTGACGCCGAGCGCATGGACCCGGCGCTCTGCGCCGCTACCGCGAAGGTCGCAGGCCTCCGCATGGTCGCGGGCTTCACCCGTAGCCTCGCC contains:
- a CDS encoding YHS domain-containing protein, yielding MAMDPICKMQVDPSKAAGSSTYKGQTYYFCALSCKETFDRNPEKYATK